One genomic region from Verrucomicrobiota bacterium encodes:
- a CDS encoding DUF1080 domain-containing protein — translation MKNLIISLLVCLVAISCSKVETSTSADNGWSDLFNGVNFDGWTIRGGGASYKIEDGAIVGFNGPEHNTFLCTWDLYADFELEFDVKLNNPMNSGVQIRSKARWEEADGKTIERIFGPQVEIEKSPGESGYVYGERAGGWMTPKDKLIEHSHFKNDDWNHYRIVANGPRIQTWINGVQVSDLTDNNIYENHQEGFIGLQVHRKDAAAGTLSVAWKNIRIRELNTEGKTWKTLFNGKDLNDWTIKVTGYDLGENPGNIFRVENGLLKTSYEAFDKFNKQFGHIFYNGTFSNYRFRMEYRFYGEQLAGGPGWALRNSGIMAHGQTPESMTKDQEFPDSIEMQILGGDPPATRTTGNLCTPGTHVVFEGKLREQHCTSSTSKTYPWDEWVQIEVHVNGPGEIVHYINGNEVLRYIEPQLNDGTILEKGTISIQAESHGAEFRNIEIMEL, via the coding sequence ATGAAGAATCTTATTATATCACTGCTAGTTTGTCTTGTTGCCATCTCCTGCTCCAAGGTGGAAACCTCCACCTCAGCCGATAATGGATGGAGCGACCTTTTCAACGGGGTGAACTTTGATGGCTGGACCATACGGGGTGGCGGAGCCTCCTACAAAATTGAGGATGGCGCGATCGTTGGCTTTAACGGTCCCGAACATAACACCTTCCTCTGCACCTGGGATCTCTATGCCGACTTCGAACTCGAATTCGATGTGAAGTTGAACAATCCCATGAACTCAGGCGTTCAGATTCGCTCCAAAGCACGTTGGGAGGAGGCCGACGGAAAAACCATTGAGCGCATTTTCGGACCTCAGGTTGAAATTGAGAAATCTCCAGGCGAATCCGGCTATGTTTACGGCGAACGGGCAGGTGGATGGATGACACCCAAAGACAAGCTCATTGAACACTCGCATTTCAAAAACGATGACTGGAATCATTACCGTATCGTGGCCAATGGACCTCGAATACAAACCTGGATAAACGGAGTGCAGGTCTCGGATCTGACCGACAACAATATTTACGAAAACCACCAGGAAGGTTTTATCGGCCTACAAGTGCACCGAAAAGATGCAGCCGCTGGAACCCTTTCCGTTGCGTGGAAAAATATCCGCATCCGTGAGTTGAATACAGAGGGCAAAACGTGGAAAACTCTTTTCAATGGAAAGGATTTGAACGATTGGACCATCAAAGTCACCGGTTACGATCTCGGAGAAAATCCTGGCAACATTTTCCGCGTTGAAAACGGTTTGCTCAAAACCAGCTACGAAGCTTTCGATAAATTCAACAAACAGTTCGGACACATTTTCTACAACGGCACTTTTTCCAACTACCGCTTCCGCATGGAATACAGGTTTTATGGAGAACAGCTGGCCGGTGGCCCTGGCTGGGCGCTTCGTAACAGTGGTATTATGGCGCATGGTCAGACCCCCGAATCCATGACCAAAGACCAGGAGTTTCCAGATAGCATTGAAATGCAAATCCTCGGCGGCGATCCACCAGCGACACGCACCACTGGAAATCTATGCACCCCGGGAACACACGTAGTATTCGAAGGAAAACTCCGCGAACAACATTGCACAAGTTCCACCTCAAAAACGTATCCCTGGGATGAATGGGTGCAAATCGAGGTTCACGTCAATGGGCCCGGTGAAATCGTCCACTACATCAACGGCAACGAGGTTTTGCGCTATATCGAACCTCAACTGAATGATGGAACGATCCTGGAAAAAGGAACCATCTCTATTCAGGCCGAAAGCCACGGGGCTGAGTTTAGAAATATCGAGATAATGGAGCTGTAG
- a CDS encoding NAD(P)-dependent oxidoreductase: MKTMKDKNISFVGLGRMGANMARRLKDCGYTLSAVYDINAEVAKELAEEIGATASSTLAEVTAASDVVFTVVTNDVAMEAIFFGEDNLFTNSEGTLFINCATLSPDIHRRLEAEAAKVGAQTLEACMASSIPQARNGELYLMIGGSEDIFNTIKPMLADMSKDLSYVGEAGKAAEVKALVNMVMNINTAALAEGLGLGQSLGLDLKMLCKVFSQTGANSRVLETDAEDMLARDHDCYFSCEHAAKDSKIALDLAAQQSLNLPLAAATYEQYKKLMELGLGEYDKSGIAELTFPGRKGTS; the protein is encoded by the coding sequence ATAAAAACAATGAAAGATAAGAACATAAGTTTTGTAGGATTAGGTCGCATGGGCGCCAACATGGCTCGTCGACTAAAAGACTGTGGCTATACCTTGTCCGCCGTATACGACATCAATGCTGAAGTAGCCAAGGAACTGGCTGAAGAAATTGGCGCAACTGCGTCCTCAACCTTAGCGGAGGTTACCGCTGCCTCAGATGTCGTATTTACCGTTGTGACAAACGACGTGGCAATGGAGGCAATTTTCTTCGGTGAGGATAATCTGTTTACGAATTCCGAAGGCACGCTTTTCATAAATTGCGCGACCCTCTCGCCCGACATTCACCGCAGGCTCGAGGCGGAAGCTGCGAAAGTAGGAGCCCAGACGCTTGAAGCCTGTATGGCATCCAGCATTCCGCAGGCAAGAAACGGCGAATTGTACCTCATGATCGGCGGGAGTGAGGACATTTTTAACACAATCAAGCCGATGCTTGCAGATATGAGCAAAGACTTGAGCTATGTCGGCGAGGCCGGAAAAGCAGCCGAAGTTAAAGCCTTGGTTAACATGGTAATGAATATCAACACAGCTGCCCTAGCCGAAGGATTAGGCCTCGGCCAGTCACTCGGGTTGGACCTCAAGATGTTGTGCAAGGTTTTCAGTCAGACAGGAGCAAATTCACGCGTGCTCGAAACCGACGCAGAAGACATGCTCGCGCGGGATCACGATTGTTACTTCTCCTGCGAACACGCTGCCAAAGATTCGAAGATCGCTTTGGATCTGGCCGCCCAACAATCTCTAAACTTGCCACTAGCCGCGGCTACCTACGAGCAATACAAAAAACTTATGGAACTCGGGTTAGGTGAATACGACAAATCGGGAATCGCAGAACTGACATTTCCCGGAAGAAAGGGAACGTCTTAG
- a CDS encoding 6-bladed beta-propeller: MKKTIGLIVAALILGGSINAARTGSGILTFDTVPGWGLDANGKSQLGPTHGSIVIDKAGNIFTSANKGVVVFNPDGKVVRSFVDEQHAEIHDMEIREEYGVEYIYAARNKGGVGIKFLASNGQIVTTLGFPKESGLDLDVIKPTAITVADNGDIFLSDGYGSSIIFKFDKNGKYLKHFGKKGDGLKEFNTPHGMTVDKRYSPHRLLICDRNHQPIGRLLHYDLDGNFIEVAASKISWPTSVAIQGDYVSVPSLEGRVSILDKSNTVVSVLGYNANPGAGGSEWYNVRKEDWKEGIFSGTHGSYWDKVGNLYVQDWNVDGRIMKLVRVK; this comes from the coding sequence ATGAAGAAGACCATCGGACTTATTGTAGCGGCATTGATTCTCGGAGGATCAATAAACGCGGCGCGAACAGGCAGCGGCATATTGACCTTCGATACGGTTCCAGGATGGGGACTCGATGCTAACGGCAAATCTCAGCTCGGGCCTACTCACGGTTCCATTGTCATCGACAAAGCCGGCAACATATTCACAAGCGCGAACAAGGGAGTGGTCGTCTTTAATCCAGACGGTAAAGTGGTTCGCTCATTTGTTGATGAGCAACACGCCGAAATTCACGACATGGAAATTCGCGAAGAATACGGCGTTGAATACATCTATGCAGCTCGGAACAAGGGCGGGGTTGGTATAAAATTTTTAGCTAGCAACGGTCAAATTGTCACGACCCTGGGATTTCCAAAAGAGTCCGGACTCGACCTGGATGTAATAAAGCCGACAGCCATTACCGTTGCTGACAACGGGGACATATTTTTGTCCGATGGCTACGGGAGCAGTATCATTTTCAAGTTCGATAAGAATGGAAAATACCTGAAGCACTTCGGTAAGAAAGGCGATGGTCTCAAGGAGTTCAATACTCCCCACGGAATGACAGTGGATAAACGATACAGCCCACATCGTCTATTGATATGCGATCGCAACCACCAACCCATTGGAAGACTATTGCATTACGATCTGGACGGAAACTTTATTGAAGTAGCTGCCTCGAAAATCAGCTGGCCAACGTCGGTGGCCATACAAGGCGACTATGTTTCTGTTCCAAGTTTAGAAGGCCGCGTCTCCATTCTCGATAAGAGCAACACGGTGGTATCCGTTTTGGGGTACAACGCCAACCCAGGGGCAGGCGGTAGCGAATGGTACAATGTCAGAAAGGAAGACTGGAAAGAAGGCATTTTTTCTGGCACTCACGGATCCTACTGGGACAAGGTCGGTAATCTCTACGTTCAAGATTGGAATGTGGACGGTCGCATCATGAAGCTGGTGCGCGTCAAATAA
- a CDS encoding alpha/beta fold hydrolase, producing the protein MVTEIRNHLGEKIDFTYLEGEESLSDWIVILGHGVTGNKDRPVVAETTAALNGAGFRTLAFSFSGNGESEGDFRDSCVSKGIGDLTAVIKAVEDKKIIYLGHSMGGAIGVLTAARDDRILRLVSLAGMVNTKRFALTEFGEETPNVGCMWEEESCPLSQAFMDDLCQTIGTVIEEAENVKVPWLLIHGTEDDVVLPQDSIDIKERLGDRVQHVMIAGADHSFGGDHRKAQLDAVVNWLQAVCD; encoded by the coding sequence ATGGTAACCGAAATTAGGAATCATCTAGGAGAAAAAATCGATTTCACTTATCTCGAAGGAGAGGAGAGCCTTTCCGATTGGATTGTGATCCTAGGTCACGGTGTCACCGGCAACAAAGATCGCCCAGTAGTTGCTGAAACAACTGCAGCCCTCAATGGAGCGGGATTCAGGACACTTGCATTTTCCTTTTCCGGCAACGGGGAATCAGAAGGCGATTTTCGAGACTCCTGCGTTTCAAAAGGAATCGGAGACCTTACGGCCGTCATCAAGGCAGTAGAGGATAAAAAAATCATCTACCTCGGTCACAGCATGGGGGGCGCAATTGGAGTGTTAACAGCTGCAAGGGATGACAGAATTCTTCGCCTTGTTTCCCTTGCTGGAATGGTAAATACAAAACGGTTTGCACTTACGGAGTTCGGAGAAGAAACCCCGAACGTAGGCTGTATGTGGGAGGAAGAAAGTTGTCCGCTATCCCAGGCCTTCATGGACGATCTCTGCCAAACCATTGGAACGGTTATCGAGGAAGCCGAGAACGTGAAGGTGCCGTGGCTCCTCATTCACGGAACTGAAGATGATGTGGTTTTACCACAAGACAGCATTGATATTAAAGAGCGCCTGGGTGATCGTGTGCAACATGTGATGATCGCGGGCGCGGATCACAGTTTTGGTGGCGACCACCGTAAGGCCCAGTTAGACGCCGTAGTAAATTGGCTACAGGCCGTATGTGATTAA
- a CDS encoding sulfatase produces MKKFSLVLLFVSIASFLSAQKNQRPNVLFILADDMGWRDLSVEGSTFYESPNIDRIANEGVRFTNGYATCQVCSPSRASIMTGKYPARLDITDWIGAAMGEQWNRNTPLLPAIYNHNLDHKDTTLAEAFQSAGYTTFFAGKWHLGSEGSHPDDHGFDINVGGHHKGSPPGGYFSPYDNPRMESGPKGEYLPFRLADETEKFIRQHKDEPFLAYLSFYMVHGPLQTTEALWKKYRDKASAQPKPTERFLIDRTSPVRQVQDHPVYGGMVEAMDTAIGQVLNTLDELGLMDNTIVVFTSDNGGVSAGDGKATSNLPYRGGKGRQWEGGIREPYYIKWAGSPINGTNVDTPVTGTDFFPTLLDLTGLPLIPEQHMDGVSLKPLLLGKSIKDRPLFWHYPHYSNQRGDPSTVIREGDWKLIYYHEDKHIELYNLVTDPGEHVDLAGNYPGLEKAMLDKLLAWTVAVDAKFPTENPNFSSQLFEAERKKTRLVDKPALEKEHAEVLNPDWSPKEGWWEITGN; encoded by the coding sequence ATGAAAAAATTTAGCTTAGTTTTACTCTTCGTTTCAATTGCATCCTTTTTGTCGGCACAGAAAAACCAACGCCCGAACGTGTTGTTCATTTTAGCCGACGATATGGGTTGGCGGGATCTAAGCGTTGAGGGCAGCACCTTTTACGAAAGCCCAAATATCGATCGCATAGCCAACGAAGGTGTCCGTTTCACCAACGGCTATGCCACCTGTCAGGTTTGCAGTCCTTCACGTGCCAGCATCATGACGGGTAAGTATCCAGCGCGATTGGATATAACAGACTGGATCGGTGCGGCTATGGGTGAGCAATGGAATCGAAATACTCCTTTGTTGCCTGCAATTTATAATCACAATCTTGACCACAAAGACACCACCCTGGCCGAGGCTTTTCAGTCGGCTGGCTACACAACCTTCTTTGCAGGGAAATGGCACTTAGGGAGCGAGGGATCTCACCCCGATGACCACGGTTTCGACATCAATGTCGGGGGTCACCACAAAGGATCACCTCCGGGCGGCTACTTCTCTCCCTACGACAACCCGCGTATGGAAAGCGGACCTAAAGGAGAGTACTTGCCCTTCCGCCTCGCTGATGAAACCGAAAAGTTTATCCGCCAACACAAGGACGAACCCTTTCTGGCTTACTTGTCTTTTTATATGGTGCACGGACCTCTCCAAACAACCGAAGCACTTTGGAAGAAGTACAGGGACAAAGCATCCGCACAGCCAAAGCCAACTGAACGATTCCTAATCGATCGCACTTCGCCCGTTCGCCAGGTTCAGGATCATCCGGTTTACGGTGGAATGGTCGAAGCCATGGATACCGCTATTGGCCAAGTTTTGAATACACTGGATGAACTTGGTCTCATGGATAACACCATCGTTGTTTTTACTTCAGATAACGGTGGCGTTTCAGCTGGCGATGGAAAGGCGACTTCCAATCTTCCTTATCGCGGCGGCAAAGGACGCCAATGGGAAGGGGGCATTCGCGAACCCTATTACATCAAGTGGGCAGGAAGTCCCATCAACGGGACCAATGTTGATACTCCGGTTACCGGTACCGACTTCTTTCCGACACTCCTGGATCTGACCGGACTACCGCTTATTCCTGAACAACACATGGATGGTGTGAGTTTGAAACCATTACTCTTGGGTAAATCCATCAAGGACCGTCCGCTTTTCTGGCATTATCCGCACTACAGCAACCAAAGGGGTGATCCTTCCACTGTCATTCGCGAAGGAGACTGGAAGCTGATTTACTACCATGAAGACAAACACATCGAACTCTACAACCTGGTCACCGATCCAGGAGAGCACGTAGATTTGGCCGGAAACTATCCCGGCTTGGAAAAAGCCATGTTGGATAAACTCCTCGCTTGGACCGTGGCGGTGGATGCTAAATTTCCCACCGAGAACCCGAACTTCAGCAGCCAACTCTTTGAGGCAGAACGAAAGAAGACCCGTCTCGTTGATAAACCCGCATTGGAAAAAGAACACGCTGAAGTGCTCAACCCTGACTGGTCACCCAAAGAAGGCTGGTGGGAAATCACGGGCAACTGA
- a CDS encoding peptidase — MDTPDKKLSRRSFIKSTAIASAAVTGPLILSSCNKSGSNLPRVGSGEHTYEVYHDWGTNTLPSGHNYGGATHGVSVDSNGLIYITHHGGPDSIFVFDPDGKFVKSLGSFHQVTSDKGVVGGKGHGIDIRREGNREFAYLSPNDSSLFFTKITLDGEVVWHKGQEAIHEASDKLGEGIRFRPTNASFRPDGGYYLGDGYGSFWIFEYDKNDNFVRAIGGKGEADGQFTTPHGQWLDDRDGTPKLVVADRFNKRLQWFGMDGKHLRTQDGFLFPADIDVQGDLMLVPDLHARITILDKNNNAIAQLGDDEAWRTQVLDKELEVRTKPDLWQPGKFVHPHDACFDSKGDIFVVEWVVTGRVSKLVKVG; from the coding sequence ATGGATACCCCAGACAAAAAACTCTCCCGTCGTTCTTTTATCAAGTCCACCGCCATTGCTTCGGCGGCAGTGACAGGTCCGCTGATTCTGAGTTCGTGTAATAAATCCGGCTCTAATCTTCCTCGTGTTGGAAGTGGCGAGCACACTTACGAAGTATATCATGATTGGGGGACAAACACCCTTCCGAGTGGCCACAATTATGGAGGAGCCACGCATGGAGTATCAGTTGATTCTAACGGACTGATTTACATCACTCACCATGGGGGACCGGATTCAATTTTCGTTTTCGATCCAGATGGAAAGTTTGTCAAATCGCTTGGCAGCTTTCATCAGGTAACGAGTGATAAGGGTGTCGTTGGAGGCAAAGGGCATGGCATTGATATTCGCAGGGAAGGTAATCGGGAATTCGCCTATCTTTCACCCAACGACTCGTCGCTCTTTTTCACAAAAATAACTCTCGATGGAGAAGTGGTCTGGCATAAAGGACAGGAAGCGATACACGAAGCGAGCGACAAACTTGGGGAAGGAATTAGGTTTCGGCCGACCAACGCTAGTTTCCGTCCAGACGGAGGTTACTATCTGGGTGATGGATATGGAAGTTTTTGGATTTTTGAGTATGACAAAAATGATAATTTTGTGCGAGCGATAGGAGGCAAAGGAGAAGCGGATGGCCAATTTACTACTCCGCATGGTCAATGGCTTGATGACCGTGACGGAACACCCAAGCTCGTTGTGGCTGACCGGTTCAACAAACGGCTTCAATGGTTTGGAATGGACGGAAAACACCTGAGGACTCAGGACGGATTTCTTTTTCCTGCAGATATCGATGTGCAAGGCGATCTCATGCTCGTGCCCGATTTGCATGCTCGGATCACAATTTTGGATAAGAACAACAACGCAATCGCTCAACTCGGCGATGACGAAGCTTGGCGAACCCAGGTGCTAGATAAAGAATTAGAAGTTCGTACGAAACCAGACCTATGGCAGCCTGGCAAATTTGTTCATCCTCACGATGCCTGTTTCGACAGCAAGGGGGACATCTTTGTTGTCGAATGGGTAGTGACAGGTCGTGTCAGTAAATTGGTAAAAGTGGGCTAG
- a CDS encoding sulfatase-like hydrolase/transferase, producing the protein MLKKVLTLSLLVLAGSALFAKESPPNILVILTDDQGWGDLSVYGNTNLSTPNIDRLSAQGASFDRFYVCPVCSPTRAEFLTGRYHPRSGVFSTSAGGERMDLGEQTIGEVFQNGGYSTGMFGKWHNGMQHPYHPNSRGFDEFYGFCSGHWGHYFSPPMEHNGEIVRGEGFIIDDLTNKAMAYMESQTKAGKPFLTYLAYNTPHSPMQVPEEFWKKFDGADLIMRNRDPEKEDLQHTQAALAMCENIDWNIGRLVEKLDALGIAENTIVIYFTDNGPNGIRWNGGMKGRKGATDEGGVRSPLFVKWPAKIKAGKMVNSISSVTDLLPTLADMAGIEYTPVKPLDGLSLKSTLLEDFSPAPDRMIFSYWSKKLSVRTQRFRLDNTGELYDIINDPEQRTPVSDKHPKITETLRAAVAEWEVDVLSQLYEQERPFVICHPDAPMTQLPARDGIEHGTIKRSNRFPNSSYFLNWTDEGDSITWDVQVAVAGKYEVTLYYACPAKDVGATIELRMGDSVLRSKITEPHDPPIIGAAEDKVVRQESYEKDFKPVKIGTIDLPQGDGVISLTAPEIPGSQALEFRLLTLRPVDS; encoded by the coding sequence ATGCTCAAGAAAGTACTCACCCTAAGTCTGCTCGTCCTCGCCGGCTCCGCTTTATTCGCCAAAGAATCACCGCCCAATATTCTGGTTATTTTAACCGATGATCAGGGCTGGGGAGATCTGAGTGTGTATGGCAATACGAACCTCAGCACACCGAACATAGATCGGCTGTCAGCCCAGGGTGCTTCATTTGACCGTTTTTATGTGTGCCCCGTTTGTTCACCGACACGGGCGGAGTTTTTGACAGGTCGTTACCATCCTCGAAGTGGTGTGTTTAGCACCAGCGCAGGAGGTGAGCGCATGGACCTGGGTGAACAGACCATAGGTGAAGTTTTTCAAAACGGCGGGTATTCAACGGGTATGTTCGGGAAATGGCATAACGGCATGCAGCACCCTTATCATCCGAACAGCCGGGGCTTCGATGAGTTCTATGGATTTTGCTCTGGTCATTGGGGGCACTACTTCAGCCCTCCGATGGAACACAACGGGGAGATTGTGCGCGGAGAGGGTTTTATCATCGACGATCTTACGAACAAGGCGATGGCCTACATGGAGAGCCAGACCAAAGCTGGAAAGCCTTTCCTCACCTACCTTGCCTACAATACGCCCCACTCTCCCATGCAGGTCCCGGAGGAATTCTGGAAAAAGTTCGATGGCGCCGATTTGATCATGCGGAATCGGGATCCAGAAAAAGAGGACCTGCAACATACCCAAGCTGCATTGGCCATGTGTGAGAACATCGACTGGAATATCGGCCGTTTGGTTGAAAAACTCGATGCTCTCGGAATCGCTGAGAACACCATTGTTATTTATTTCACGGACAACGGCCCGAACGGTATCCGCTGGAATGGCGGCATGAAGGGTCGAAAAGGTGCCACGGACGAGGGTGGAGTCCGCTCGCCGCTTTTCGTGAAATGGCCGGCGAAAATCAAAGCAGGCAAAATGGTAAATTCCATTAGTTCGGTAACCGACCTGCTTCCCACTCTGGCGGATATGGCCGGGATAGAATATACTCCGGTCAAGCCACTCGACGGCCTTAGTTTGAAATCCACTTTGTTGGAAGATTTCAGTCCGGCTCCGGATCGCATGATTTTCTCCTATTGGAGTAAAAAGTTGAGCGTTCGAACGCAGCGCTTCCGCCTCGATAACACGGGAGAGCTTTATGACATCATAAATGATCCTGAGCAACGAACACCGGTATCTGATAAACATCCAAAAATTACCGAGACTCTGCGGGCTGCGGTTGCAGAATGGGAAGTGGATGTGCTTTCCCAATTGTATGAGCAGGAGCGTCCCTTTGTCATCTGTCACCCGGATGCGCCGATGACGCAACTCCCCGCGAGGGACGGTATTGAGCACGGGACGATCAAGCGCTCCAACAGGTTTCCCAACAGCTCTTACTTCCTTAACTGGACGGATGAAGGAGATTCCATTACTTGGGACGTGCAGGTCGCCGTGGCCGGGAAGTATGAAGTTACCCTTTACTACGCTTGTCCGGCGAAAGATGTGGGAGCCACCATTGAGTTGCGCATGGGAGACTCGGTCCTTCGCAGCAAGATCACCGAACCTCACGATCCGCCCATCATAGGGGCAGCCGAAGACAAGGTGGTTCGCCAGGAATCTTACGAAAAAGATTTTAAGCCGGTGAAGATAGGAACGATTGATCTTCCTCAAGGCGACGGAGTTATCAGCTTAACCGCGCCAGAGATTCCCGGAAGCCAGGCACTCGAATTCAGATTGCTAACTTTGCGGCCAGTCGACTCGTAG
- a CDS encoding Gfo/Idh/MocA family oxidoreductase, with product MKTHTVGIIMNGVTGRMGKNQHLLRSICEIIKQGGVHVSPTERIMPDPILVGRNEVKLKELSAESGIEKWTTDLDSIMSDPAYPVYFDAQTTLRRADAVKAAATAGKHVYCEKPTAVDTATAVELHNFCVEKGVKSGVVQDKLWLPGLVKLKRAIENGFLGRIFAVTGEFGYWVFEGDTVPAQRPSWNYRKEDGGGMIIDMLCHWRYVLDNLFGPVKSVNCRGATHIPERVDESGNTYKATADDAAYSMFEIDGPDGEVIVNFNSSWVTRVRRDDLLTLHVDGEKGSAVVTLRDCYIQHYSNTPKPIWNPDIEQPVDFYEDWSKVPEQEVYDNAFKVQWELYLKHIVLDEPFRWTLLEGAKGVQLAELGIKSWDERKWVNVEDLV from the coding sequence ATGAAAACACACACAGTCGGAATCATCATGAACGGCGTCACGGGACGCATGGGAAAGAACCAGCATTTGTTGCGTTCAATTTGCGAAATCATTAAGCAAGGTGGCGTTCATGTGAGCCCCACCGAGCGAATTATGCCCGATCCTATTTTAGTTGGTCGTAATGAAGTTAAGCTCAAGGAGTTGTCTGCTGAGTCTGGTATCGAAAAATGGACAACAGACTTGGATAGTATAATGAGCGACCCAGCCTATCCGGTTTACTTTGATGCTCAAACCACTTTGCGCCGTGCAGATGCGGTTAAGGCTGCTGCCACCGCTGGCAAGCATGTATATTGCGAAAAACCAACTGCGGTTGATACCGCTACTGCAGTTGAACTACATAATTTCTGTGTGGAAAAAGGCGTTAAGAGTGGCGTGGTTCAAGACAAGCTCTGGCTACCTGGATTGGTGAAGTTGAAGCGAGCTATCGAAAATGGATTTTTAGGTCGTATATTTGCTGTGACGGGAGAATTTGGATACTGGGTATTTGAAGGTGACACTGTTCCTGCCCAACGTCCTTCCTGGAACTACCGCAAGGAAGATGGCGGTGGCATGATTATCGATATGCTTTGCCACTGGCGCTACGTTTTGGACAACTTGTTTGGTCCTGTAAAATCTGTGAACTGTCGTGGAGCTACGCATATTCCTGAGCGCGTTGACGAATCAGGTAACACCTATAAGGCGACTGCCGATGATGCTGCCTACTCCATGTTTGAAATTGATGGTCCGGATGGAGAAGTCATCGTGAACTTCAATTCTTCCTGGGTGACCCGCGTTCGTCGGGATGATTTGCTTACGCTTCATGTGGATGGCGAAAAAGGTTCAGCTGTTGTTACTTTGCGTGACTGCTATATTCAGCACTACAGCAACACGCCTAAACCGATTTGGAATCCTGACATCGAACAACCGGTCGACTTCTATGAAGACTGGTCAAAAGTTCCTGAACAAGAAGTTTACGACAACGCTTTCAAGGTCCAGTGGGAACTCTACTTAAAGCACATCGTCCTTGATGAACCATTCCGCTGGACGCTTCTTGAGGGTGCCAAGGGTGTGCAACTCGCCGAGCTCGGTATCAAGAGTTGGGACGAGCGCAAATGGGTCAACGTTGAGGATCTGGTTTAA
- a CDS encoding VOC family protein, producing the protein MIMKSAVPALPVTNMAEGVVFYHETLGFDVSHQDLDYAVLRCDRVSLHLWLSSDESWRDRMGKRPIVSGTESFIAGTHSCRIEVEGIEEIHQDLRPKGIIHPNGQLANKPWGTREFAVLDPYGNLVTFFEKI; encoded by the coding sequence ATGATAATGAAATCTGCCGTTCCAGCCCTGCCGGTCACCAACATGGCAGAAGGAGTGGTTTTTTACCACGAGACGCTCGGCTTTGACGTATCACATCAGGATCTCGACTACGCGGTGCTCAGATGTGATAGAGTCTCGCTCCACCTATGGTTATCCTCCGACGAAAGTTGGCGCGACCGCATGGGAAAGAGACCAATCGTCTCCGGGACAGAGTCCTTCATCGCGGGAACCCATAGTTGCCGGATTGAGGTTGAGGGAATTGAGGAAATTCATCAGGACTTGCGACCAAAGGGGATTATTCATCCAAACGGCCAGCTCGCAAACAAGCCGTGGGGAACTCGCGAGTTTGCAGTCCTGGATCCTTACGGAAATTTAGTAACCTTTTTTGAAAAAATCTAA
- a CDS encoding 3-ketoacyl-ACP reductase encodes MKTAIVTGGSRGIGFGIASKLADEGWNIVINGMRPEEGVSEAMEALRSKGVEVAYAQGDVGSVEGRSNILEVGRKLAGGSVNLLVNNAGITSPGRMDILDTLEENFDLVMSTNLKGAFFLSQSVANDMVKAKASDESFEGCIVNITSISSTVVSTNRPDYCIAKAGLSMMNQLFAARLGEYDIPVYEIRPGVIKSDMTAGVTGKYDKLIEEGLCVTKRWGYPEDVGKAVASLARRDFPYSTGQVIMVDGALTMPRL; translated from the coding sequence ATGAAAACGGCGATAGTTACAGGAGGTTCAAGGGGTATCGGGTTTGGAATTGCATCCAAGCTGGCTGATGAAGGCTGGAATATAGTGATCAACGGCATGCGCCCGGAAGAGGGGGTAAGCGAAGCCATGGAAGCGTTGCGTTCAAAAGGCGTTGAGGTGGCTTACGCTCAAGGTGATGTGGGTTCAGTTGAAGGTCGTTCCAATATTCTCGAGGTGGGTCGCAAACTCGCTGGAGGGTCCGTTAATCTCCTTGTCAACAATGCAGGGATCACATCACCAGGTCGAATGGACATACTCGATACGCTCGAGGAAAATTTTGATTTGGTAATGTCGACCAATTTGAAGGGGGCTTTTTTTCTTAGTCAATCGGTAGCCAATGACATGGTTAAAGCCAAAGCGTCCGATGAATCTTTCGAAGGGTGTATCGTAAACATTACATCGATTTCATCGACCGTGGTATCAACGAATCGCCCGGACTACTGCATAGCGAAAGCAGGGTTGAGCATGATGAACCAACTCTTTGCAGCGAGATTGGGAGAATACGATATTCCCGTTTATGAAATTCGGCCTGGAGTCATCAAATCCGACATGACGGCAGGAGTGACTGGCAAGTATGACAAATTGATCGAAGAAGGACTCTGCGTAACCAAACGCTGGGGCTACCCAGAAGATGTGGGCAAGGCGGTTGCTTCGTTAGCTCGTCGTGACTTCCCCTACTCGACCGGTCAGGTCATTATGGTCGATGGTGCGCTGACGATGCCGAGGTTGTAG